A DNA window from Setaria viridis chromosome 2, Setaria_viridis_v4.0, whole genome shotgun sequence contains the following coding sequences:
- the LOC117844904 gene encoding ras-related protein RABH1b → MAPVSALAKYKLVFLGDQSVGKTSIITRFMYDKFDNTYQATIGIDFLSKTMYLEDRTVRLQLWDTAGQERFRSLIPSYIRDSSVAVIVFDVASRQSFLNTSKWIEEVRTERGSDVIIVLVGNKTDLVDKRQVSIEEGEGKAKDLGVMFIETSAKAGFNIKALFRKIAAALPGMETLSSAKQEDMVDVNLRSGNANSSQSQAQAGGCSC, encoded by the exons atGGCTCCCGTGTCGGCGCTCGCCAAGTACAAGCTCGTGTTCCTTGGGGATCAGTCCGTCGGCAAGACCAGCATCATCACCCGCTTCATGTACGACAAGTTCGACAACACATACCAG GCTACAATTGGTATTGATTTCCTGTCGAAGACAATGTACCTTGAAGATAGAACCGTGAGGCTCCAACTCTG GGATACAGCTGGTCAAGAAAGATTCAGGAGTTTAATTCCAAGCTATATCAGAGACTCCTCAGTTGCTGTCATTGTATTCGATGTTGCAA GCAGGCAGTCTTTCTTAAATACATCAAAGTGGATAGAGGAAGTTCGCACAGAGAGGGGCAGTGATGTCATCATTGTGCTTGTTGGGAACAAAACTGACCTTGTTGACAAAAG GCAAGTCTCGATAGAGGAAGGGgaaggcaaggcaaaggacCTTGGTGTGATGTTTATTGAAACCAGTGCTAAAGCTGGGTTTAACATTAAG GCTCTGTTCCGTAAGATTGCGGCTGCACTTCCTGGGATGGAGACCCTCTCATCAGCGAAGCAGGAAGACATGGTTGATGTGAACTTGA
- the LOC117844898 gene encoding NAD-dependent malic enzyme, mitochondrial, giving the protein MASISRNLRRSLAPDRLRRLHLLLSQHPREYVTAECHRPVVLHKRGPDILHDPWFNRGTAFSMTERDRLGLRGLLPPNVVSSQQQIDRFMLDLKRLQKYVRDGPSDTYPLAKWRILNRLHDRNETMYYKVLIDNIEEHAPIVYTPTVGLVCQNYSGLFRRPRGMYFSSEDRGEMMSMVYNWPADQVDMIVVTDGSRILGLGDLGVHGIGIAIGKLDLYVAAAGINPQRVLPVMIDVGTNNEKLLKDPLYLGLQEHRLEGDEYVSVIDEFMEAVFTRWPNVIVQFEDFQSKWAFRLLQRYRKTYRMFNDDVQGTAGVAIAGLLGAVRAQGRPMIDFPKQRIVVAGAGSAGIGVVNAASRTMARMLGNNEVAFESARSQFWIVDAHGLITEDRADIDPDARPFARRKSELGHQGLSEGASLVEVVKKVKPDVILGLSAVGGLFSKEVLEALKDSSSSRPAIFAMSNPTKNAECTPGEAFSILGEKAIFASGSPFHDVDLGDGKIGHSNQGNNMYLFPGIGLGTLLSGARVISDGMLQAAAERLASYMEEEEVLQGIIYPPISRIRDITKEVAAAVVREAVAEDLAEGYRDMDARELARLSEEETVEYVKTNMWSPVYPTIIYKTD; this is encoded by the exons ATGGCGTCCATCTCGCGGAATCTCCGGCGATCCCTCGCCCCCgaccgcctgcgccgcctccacctcctcctctcccagcacCCGCGGGAGTACGTGACGGCGGAGTGCCACCGCCCCGTCGTCCTCCACAAGCGCGGGCCCGACATCCTCCACGACCCCTGGTTCAACCGG GGCACCGCGTTCTCGATGACGGAGAGGGACCGTCTCGGCCTCCGCGGCCTGCTCCCGCCCAACGTCGTCTCCTCACAGCAGCAGATCGACAGATTCA TGCTTGATCTGAAACGGCTGCAGAAATATGTGAGAGATGGACCGTCTGATACATATCCATTAGCAAAATGGCGCATCCTCAACAGATTGCATGACAGAAATGAAACAATGTACTACAAG GTCCTAATAGATAACATTGAGGAGCATGCGCCTATTGTCTACACACCAACCGTTGGACTTGTTTGCCAAAACTACAGTGGTTTGTTTCGACGGCCTAGGGGAATGTATTTTAGTTCAGAAGATCGTGGGGAGATGATGTCCATGGTGTACAATTGGCCAGCTGATCAG GTTGACATGATAGTGGTGACTGATGGAAGCAGGATTTTGGGCCTCGGTGATCTGGGGGTGCATGGTATTGGCATTGCTATTGGAAAATTGGATTtatatgttgctgctgctggaatAAATCCTCAAAGG GTTCTTCCTGTTATGATTGATGTCGGAACGAACAATGAGAAGCTCCTTAAGGATCCTCTTT ATCTTGGGCTACAAGAGCACCGTCTTGAGGGAGATGAATATGTCTCAGTCATTGATGAATTCATGGAAGCTGTTTTTACTCGCTGGCCTAATGTTATTGTACAG TTTGAGGATTTCCAAAGTAAATGGGCCTTTAGGCTGTTGCAGCGTTACAGAAAGACTTATCGCATGTTCAATGATGATGTTCAG GGAACTGCTGGTGTTGCAATAGCTGGCCTTTTAGGAGCTGTACGGGCACAAGGAAGGCCAATGATAGATTTCCCAAAGCAAAGGATTGTTGTTGCTGGTGCTGGCAG TGCTGGTATTGGAGTGGTGAATGCTGCAAGCAGAACCATGGCAAGAATGTTGGGAAACAATGAGGTTGCTTTTGAGAGTGCGAGGAGCCAATTCTGGATAGTTGATGCCCAT GGTCTAATAACAGAAGACCGTGCAGACATTGATCCAGATGCACGACCTTTTGCTAGGAGAAAGAGTGAGCTTGGTCACCAGGGCCTAAGTGAGGGGGCAAGCTTAGTTGAAGTG GTTAAAAAGGTGAAGCCTGATGTCATACTTGGATTATCTGCAGTTGGTGGTTTGTTCTCGAAGGAG GTTCTAGAGGCACTAAAAGATTCATCCTCTTCGAGACCGGCAATTTTTGCAATGTCAAACCCAACTAAGAATG CTGAGTGTACACCTGGAGAAGCCTTTTCAATTCTGGGTGAAAAAGCCATCTTTGCTAGTGGAAGCCCATTCCATGATGTGGATCTTG GTGATGGGAAGATTGGCCACTCCAAtcaagggaataacatgtaccTCTTTCCAGG AATAGGGCTAGGAACCCTTCTATCCGGTGCTCGGGTTATCTCTGATGGAatgctgcaggctgcagcagaaCG TTTGGCTTCATAcatggaagaagaggaggttcTCCAAGGGATAATTTATCCTCCAATCTCCAG AATACGTGACATCACTAAGGAGGTAGCAGCAGCAGTTGTGAGGGAGGCGGTAGCAGAGGATCTAGCTGAGGGATACCGTGACATGGATGCACGTGAGCTTGCACGACTCAGTGAG GAAGAAACCGTTGAATATGTCAAGACGAACATGTGGAGTCCCGTCtatccaacaataatatacaagaCAGACTAG